One part of the Vicia villosa cultivar HV-30 ecotype Madison, WI unplaced genomic scaffold, Vvil1.0 ctg.005485F_1_1, whole genome shotgun sequence genome encodes these proteins:
- the LOC131642638 gene encoding receptor-like protein EIX1: MLRSVFHFLFCMVTILWISLLCAESFRMSKCVEIERRALLKFKNAYIHGLDNPFASWNGEDCCQWEGILCNNLTGHVTGLEIGYAQGIGGKLDSSICELQHLTSLSLYDNQLEGNIPECIGSLAQLIELNLAFNKLVMIPPSLGNLTNLQTLYLAYNYDMSVNSLEWLSHLSNLRFLDLSLVNLTLVVDWLSSISKIPSLTTLHLSCCMLKNVTHKSIPHLNSSVSLKYLDLRGNNLNSSILPWVINVSKVLEYLILSHNSMQQSIPYEFGNMMFLQYLDLSYNELQGSIPESFRNTCQLKTLNLNSNKLSGQLGDNIQQLCCANNSLEYLDLSDNSFKSGPFPNLSCFSSLVTLYLQHTNLVGMLPKSLFLLSSLQILDLSHNHLSGVDIIDDANLSAIRTLDLSFNQLSGPFPHIICQLSSLDALFISSNKLNDIINKTHLSNLPELEILDVSQNSLSFNLSSDWIPPFKLTDLYASSCQLGPEFPVWLKHQTKLSYLDISSTGISDSFPKWFWNLSSTLQYLNVSHNKLNGPLPI, encoded by the coding sequence ATGCTTCGTTCTGTGTTCCATTTTCTCTTTTGCATGGTGACAATTCTATGGATCAGTTTGTTATGTGCTGAAAGTTTTCGTATGAGTAAGTGTGTGGAGATAGAGAGGCGGGCCCTCCTCAAGTTTAAAAATGCTTACATTCATGGATTGGACAACCCTTTTGCCTCATGGAATGGTGAAGATTGTTGCCAATGGGAAGGAATTTTATGTAATAATTTAACTGGCCATGTAACCGGTTTGGAAATAGGTTACGCCCAGGGAATTGGAGGTAAGTTAGATTCTTCAATATGTGAACTTCAACATCTAACTTCTTTAAGTCTCTATGATAATCAGTTAGAAGGAAATATTCCAGAGTGCATTGGTTCACTTGCTCAGCTGATAGAGTTGAATCTTGCTTTTAACAAATTAGTTATGATTCCTCCTAGTCTGGGGAATCTTACCAATTTGCAAACTCTTTATCTTGCATATAATTATGATATGAGTGTAAATAGTCTTGAATGGCTTTCTCATCTCTCTAATTTGAGATTCCTTGATTTATCATTGGTGAATCTCACTTTAGTTGTTGATTGGTTGTCCTCAATAAGCAAAATCCCTTCTCTAACTACACTTCATTTAAGTTGTTGTATGCTCAAAAATGTCACTCATAAATCTATTCCCCATTTGAATTCCTCCGTTTCTCTTAAATACCTCGATCTTAGgggaaataatttaaattcttctATTCTGCCATGGGTTATTAATGTTAGCAAAGTTCTTGAATATCTTATCCTTTCACATAACTCTATGCAGCAAAGTATTCCATATGAGTTTGGAAACATGATGTTTCTTCAATATCTTGATCTCTCATATAATGAACTCCAAGGCAGTATACCAGAGTCCTTTAGGAATACATGTCAATTGAAAACTCTGAACTTAAATTCCAACAAATTGTCTGGCCAACTCGGTGACAACATACAACAATTATGTTGTGCAAATAATAGTTTAGAGTATTTGGATTTAAGTGACAACTCATTCAAAAGTGGGCCATTTCCTAATCTTTCATGCTTTTCATCCTTGGTGACATTATATCTTCAACATACCAATCTTGTCGGTATGCTACCAAAATCACTTTTCCTTTTATCCTCTCTTCAAATTTTAGATCTTTCTCATAACCATTTGAGTGGTGTGGATATCATTGATGATGCAAATCTATCGGCCATAAGGACGCTAGATTTGAGTTTTAACCAATTGAGTGGACCATTTCCCCACATAATCTGTCAACTTTCTAGTCTTGATGCATTGTTTATCTCTTCAAATAAGTTAAACGATATCATTAATAAAACACATCTATCAAACTTACCTGAGTTGGAAATTTTGGATGTGTCTCAAAACTCACTTTCATTTAACTTGAGTTCAGACTGGATACCGCCTTTCAAACTTACAGATCTATATGCATCGTCATGCCAGCTGGGTCCTGAATTTCCAGTATGGCTCAAACATCAAACAAAACTTTCTTATCTAGACATCTCTAGTACTGGTATTTCAGATTCATTTCCTAAATGGTTTTGGAATCTATCTTCGACATTGCAATATTTGAATGTTTCACATAACAAACTTAATGGACCTTTGCCAATATGA
- the LOC131642639 gene encoding receptor-like protein EIX2, translating to MCNLSFLQVLDLSFNNITGEIPQCFSDIIAFSNLMFPRTSFHYLSTSISYTGSEEEYELASFNDKAVLSLKGSNREYDKTLELVTSIDLSCNHLTGEIPQSITKLVALFGLNLSRNNLTGFIPNNIGDMESLESLDLSKNYLSGRMPLSFSNLTFLGYMNLSFNNLEGKIPLGTQLQSFDPSSYMGNTGLCGPPLINHCPDDVISSTGSHENEDKFITFGFYVSLGVGFIVGFWGVCGTLVIKTSWRHAYFKFFKKISDWIQITVVVFLINMKKRFQDED from the coding sequence ATGTGCAATCTATCATTTCTTCAAGTATTGGATCTCTCATTTAACAATATCACAGGGGAAATACCACAATGCTTTAGTGACATAATTGCTTTTTCAAATTTGATGTTTCCAAGAACAAGCTTTCACTATTTATCCACATCAATTTCCTATACGGGAAGTGAAGAAGAGTATGAATTGGCCTCCTTCAATGACAAGGCAGTACTATCATTGAAAGGATCAAATAGAGAATATGATAAAACCCTTGAACTAGTGACATCCATTGATCTTTCTTGCAATCACTTGACAGGAGAGATACCTCAAAGCATAACAAAACTAGTGGCATTATTTGGCTTAAACCTTTCAAGAAATAATCTCACAGGATTCATTCCCAACAACATTGGTGATATGGAAAGTTTGGAATCACTTGACCTATCAAAAAACTATCTTTCTGGTAGAATGCCATTAAGCTTTTCAAATTTGACATTTCTTGGTTACATGAACTTATCTTTCAACAACTTAGAAGGGAAAATTCCACTTGGTACTCAGTTACAATCTTTTGATCCTTCTTCATATATGGGGAATACTGGACTTTGTGGCCCGCCGCTCATAAACCATTGTCCAGACGATGTGATCTCTTCAACTGGAAGCCATGAAAATGAAGATAAGTTCATAACCTTTGGGTTTTATGTTAGCTTGGGAGTTGGTTTTATAGTTGGATTTTGGGGAGTTTGTGGAACTCTAGTGATAAAAACATCATGGAGACATGCATATTTCAAGTTCTTCAAGAAGATCAGTGATTGGATTCAAATCACAGTAGTCGTATTTTTGATCAATATGAAAAAGAGATTTCAAGATGAAGACTAA